The genomic region AAGTTTACGAACCCTTTCTCCCATTTCCTTTGCACTTTTATTTGTGAAGGACAATGCAACAATCTTTCCCGCAGGTATATAATGGTCCTGGATCATGTGCGCGATGCGATTCGAGATCACTCTTGTTTTTCCGGAACCTGCACCGGCGAAAATCAAAAGAGGACCGTGAATCGTTTGCACGGCACGCGCTTGTTCCGGAGACAGACTTAGGAAAATAGCAGCGGAGTCCCGAGGTTCCTTCGGCCTTTCTTCTCTTTTTCTTTTGGGAATAGAAGGTTTTTCTTCAGATACTTCAGCGATCTCAGAATTGACCTCGGTTGAGGCCAAGACTTCTTCCTGTTCTGGAGTTCCTACCACTGACTCAAGTTCAATCTTTTCGGAACTTTCGGAAACTTCTATGGAAGTAGAAACGAATTCCGAGGTCTCTTTTTCTGAAAAATCATCCTCATCATAAAAGGAAGAACCGTAGGATTCCTCTTGTATTTCTTCCATTGGAGAAGTAGCGGGAGTTCCTACCACGAGCGGACCTTCTTCCTTCCCGTCCGAAATGCTTTCGGAGAAGCTGAGTAATGGTAGATCCTGCTCCGGTTTTCCTTCCGGAATTTCCAGATGGGAAAACAGATCCAGACTTTGATTTGTATCTTCTTTCATCAGATTTTATGAGGGCAAAATTATCTCAAGATCCGAAAAATCCGGTTTTTCGAACCCCAGCTATAAGCGACATAATCCTGATTTTTCTCTTCTTGTCAACTGCGTACAGGCAAAGGTTTGCGAATCTGAAAGGATTTCAAAAAACTGGAAGAAACCGCAGATATGCAAGAATTCCATCCAGAAAACTACCTCCCTGATTCCAATCTCTGGGAAGAAGGAAAAAGAACTTCCGAATTCAAAACTCCAATTTTCGAGTTAGTTTCCATTCCGAAAATTTCTCCGGACAAAACGATCTCAGGCAATTTTTACAAAGTAGAATCCAAGGATTGGGTGAATGTAATCGCTCTCACCTCCAATGAAAATGTGATCTTGATCGATCAATACAGACATGGATTGCATTCTTATTGTTTGGAAATCCCAGGTGGGATCGCGGAAAAAAATTCAATCTTAGAATCCGCTCAGGCAGAATTAAGAGAAGAGACAGGTTTTATCTCGGATGATTGGGAATATCTAGGAAAGGTCTCTGCAAATCCTTCCTTTATGAACAATTGGTGTCATACTTATATCGCCAGAAATGTCTATCCTCATCCGGGTGGACAAGAACTGGATGAAAGCGAACAAATAGAAGTGTATCAATATCCATTAGACAAAATCCCCGAAATTTTAGAGAAGAATATCGTACACCACGCATTGGTCGTGGCAGCGTTCGGATTATTCTTTTTAAAATACGGAGCAAAGAAGAAGTAGAACTATCTCATGACAAAATCCGCAAGCTCGAGCCCATTCATCTCTTTACAAGTCCCTGAATTCAGGAACTTCTTGGCCGGAAAATTTTTGGTCACACTTTCATTCGTTATGCAATCCACTGTGGTCTTCTGGCAGATAGATAATATCACCCACGATGCATTTTTCGTTGGACTGATCGGATTTGCAGAGCTCGTGCCTAACGTAGCAGTTTCTCTCTTTTCCGGATTGGTTGTGGATAGTTTTCCAAGAAAGAAGATTATCTTTCTTTCCTTAAGCGGTCTGACTTTTAGTTCCTTTTTACTTTTATTATTCACTCTTCCTAGTTTTCAATGGGTCATCCAAGAATATTGGGTTTATCCCATCTATTCCGTAATCTTCTTCTCAGGAATTTGTAGAGGATTTTTATCTCCTAGTATCGCAGCATTTCAAACCCAGCTGGTAGCTAAGGAAATTTTTCCGAACGCGGCGACTTGGAGCGGTGTCGCTTGGCAAGGTTCCGCAGTTTTAGGTCCAATGTTAGGAGGACTTCTGACCGGATTTAACGGAGTGCAGACCGCATATCTCGCGGATTTCTGCATTATGTTATTCTCCTTATTTCTACTACTACTTGTTCCTTCTAAACCTGTTCCGGAAAAACAAGGAGAGAAGGAATCCATCTGGAAAAGTTTGGGAACCGGCTGGAAATTCGTATTCGGACATCAATTGATATTAGGTGCGATCAGTTTGGATCTATTTGCAGTATTATTCGGCGGAGCAGTGGCGCTTATCCCCACATTCTCCAGAGAAGTTTTAGGAATGGGTCCTGAATATTACGGAATTTTAAGATCCGCTCCAGCGATCGGTGCGGTGCTTTGCGCATTATTTATCGCAGTAAAACCTCCTAAAACAAATTCGGGGATCATATTGCTCAGTAGTGTATTCGGTTTTGGGCTATGTATGATCGTATTCGCACTTTCTAAGAACTTTTATCTTTCCTGCGCAGCCTTGATCGTAAGCGGTTCTTTTGACATGGTAAGTGTTGTGATCCGTCATACGATCGTTCAAATGTATACTCCCGAACATATGAGAGGAAGAGTTTCTGCAGTGAATAATATATTCATAGGTTCTTCCAATGAGTTGGGAGCATTCGAATCAGGAGCCACCGCAAAAGCATTCGGCCTGGTCCCTTCCGTGGTAATCGGAGGAACACTCACTCTCTTAACCGTAGGGATCGTTACTGCGATCGCACCTCGCCTTCGAAAAATGGATCTAAAGGATATAACGGTTTAATATGGACAATATTCTTACTCAACAAGAAGCGATGCTCCGCTCCGGACAGATCTCCGAAGTGGACTATACATTAAAAATAAAACTGGAAAAAGGATCCCAAGAATACGAGGGAGAAACCACGGTCCGATTCGTATACAGCGGCGGCAAAAAAGGGAAACTTAAAGTAGATTTTGTATCTAAGAAGATTGAGATCCTTTGGCTAAACGGAAAAGAAGAAACAAATTACGAAAAGAAAGAATCCGCATTCTTCTTACCTGGAGAATTATTAGCGGAAGGCAAAAATGAACTTAAGGTAAAATACAAAAACGTTTTCGATCATAGCGGTTCCGGTTTTCATAAATTTACGGATCCTTCTGACAAAGCCGAGTATATGCATACCGACTTCGAACCGTTCGAAGCTCATCGATTATTCCCTTCTTTTGACCAACCGGATCTAAAAGCAACTTACGAGTTAGAGATCACAGGACCTTCCGAATGGACTTATATTCATAACACTGTTCCAAAATCGGAAGAAACACAGGGGAATTATAAAAACATAAAGTTCAATAAGACTAAAAAATTCTCCACTTATCTTTTCTCTCTAATCGTAGGACCATACGCAGTTTGGGAAGATAAAGCAGGAGAAATTCCTCTCAGAATATTCTGCAGAAAATCTCTCTCCAAGTATATGGACGCGGAGAATCTATTTGCGATTACAAAGGAAGCATTCGGATTCCTTCAGGAATATTTCGCGGTTTCCTATCCGTATGGAAAATACGACCAGATATTTGTGCCAGAATTCAATATGGGAGCCATGGAGAATGTGGGAGCAGTCACATTCTCCGAAAGTTATATTTTCAGAGGACCTAGGATCTATTCAGAATACTTAAACAGAGCAAACACAGTGTATCACGAAATGGTACATATGTGGTTCGGAAACCTGGTCACGATGAAATGGTGGAACGATCTCTGGTTGAATGAAAGTTTTGCGGATTATCTTTCTTATTACTCTATGTCCAAAGGAAAAATTTTCCCGGATGCATTAGAACATTTTTATGTAAGAGAAGAATGGGCCTATAGAGAAGACCAACTCTCCACTACCCATCCAATTGCAGGAAAAGCGGAAAATACGTTAGAAGCGATCAGCAATTTCGACGGGATCTCTTATTCCAAAGGTGCATCCGTTCTTCGCCAATTGATGTATTACGTGGGAGAAGAAAAATTCAGAGATGCAATGAGGCTTTATTTCAAAAGGCATGCCGAGAAAAACACAGTACTAAACGATTTTCTTTCTTGCATGTCGGAAACTAGCGGAATCGATATCAGAGGCTGGAGTAAAGAATGGTTAGAGACAACAGGAGTCAACACTCTCAGTCCAGTTCGACAAAATGGTAGATTATTTTTATACCAAGGACCTTCTGCAACAAACGGACTTTTACGCACCCATGCTCTCCAAGCCTCATTATTCAGAGAAAAGAACGGGAACCTCGAAGAAGTCTGGAAAAAAAGAGTACTCGTAAAAGGAAAAGAAACTCTATTAGAAGAGAATTATTCCGGTGAAGCGGACCTTCTACTTTTGAATACAGAAGACTTTGCTTATGCCAAAACTTATCTCAGCAAAGAATCGCTCCCCATCTTAAAAAGAAGTCTCCATACTTTAAAGGATCGTTTTTCCAGAAGAGTTGTATGGGGAAGTTTATGGCAAATGGTAAGAGACGCCGAACTTTCTCCCAAAGAATTCCTTGAGTTAGCTTTGGACCAAGGCTTAAAAGAACCGGATCTTTCCGTTCGAAATAGCCATATACTCACCAAAGCTCTAACAGTAATCGACAATTATATCCCGGAAGCAGAGAAGAGAAACTGGTCGGACAAATTGAACAGTATCGCCAAAGAAAAATCGCTTCTTGCCCAAAACCCGGAACAAGAGCAGATCCTATGGTTTAGAATATTAGAAAATACTTCTAAATCTATAGAACAACTTTCTTATTTGAAAGAATTGCTGGATCAGAAAAAAAGTATTCCAGGGATCGCAATGGACCAAGAAAGACGTTGGGTCATTCTATCTAGGTTGAGCGCTTACGGAGATCCCGAATCTTCCAAACGAATCGAAGAAGAAGTTGCCAAAGATAATACGGATTTAGGAGCTAAAAAGGCATTCTTAGCTAAAGTTTCCTTCCCGGATCCTGAAACAAAAAGAGAATCCTGGGAAAGATTCCTGAAACCGAAAGAAGGAGATTCTACCGACTTTCTAAGATACGGGATGAGGGGATTCCAATGGAATCACCAAAAGCAGTTATTAGTTTCTTATACTGATTCTTATTTTAATTTAGTGATCTCAGTGTATGAGACAAGAGATCCGCATTTTGCTTCTGCATTCGGTCATATGATGTTCCCTTCTTTCGAGCCGGATCCAAGCCTTCTAAAAAGAACCCAAGAATTTCTGGATCAAAATAAAAAACTACCGGAACTATTGAAGAAGGATCTCCAACAGCAAAGAGACGATATGCAAAGAACCTTGAAGGTTTTAGAAAAATACAAAGACTAAAAAGACTAACTTAGTTCTCTAAGAAAAAAGAAGAGTTAGAGGGCAGCCTCTAACTCTTTACCAAAAAGATCTATTTTTTAGACAGGACTATGCAGTAGCAGGTTCCCTTTTTCCTCCGGAACTCCCCGAAGTTTGTCCATGTTGGATCTTCCATTCTTCCAATTTTTTATCCATCACCTTAAACCAAAGTGGAGGAAATAAAGCCAGAAGTATCATCAATTCATATCCATAAGGAAGCTGAGGACTTTCTTCAAAATGTCTTAAAGATTGGTATCTCCTTCCCGCGTTCGCATGATGATCCGAATGTCTTTGTAGTTGGAACAAGAACGCGTTAGACAAGCTGAAGTTCTGATTCCATGAATGGATCGGAAGGACCTTCTCGAATTTTCCAGGAGATAATTCCTTACGAGCCAAGCCGTAATGTTCAATGTAATTTACGAGCTCCAATAAGGAGAATGCGATCCAACTTTGGACAAAGAAAAATACGGGCACCTGCCAATTCAAATTGCCGGTGATCGCATAAAAAATCCCGGTTACTGTAGAGATGAACAAAACAGGAATGATCATGGATGTGATCATCTCATTGTCCAATGTCCAAGCGGACTTGCCCAGTTTACCCAGTCTTTTTTTCTCTAAGTTCCAAGCGCTCACTAAACTTCCTACAACTGTTCTTGGATAAAAAGCGAAGAATGACTCACCCTTTCTACTGGAAGCAGGATCCTCATGAGTGGAAACATTTACGTGATGACCTCGGTTGTGTTCAATAAAGAAATGCATATAGCAAACAGTCATCAGAATGAACTTAGAATACCATTGTTCAATCTTAGTGTTCTTATGCCCGAGTTCGTGAGCAACTGTGATCCCGATCCCGCCGGTGTTCACGCCGATCGCTAAAACAAAAGCTCCCCATTCCAATGTGGAAAGAGTTTGAGTTTGGACCTCCCACAGAGCCCAAATCACTAATGCAAATTGGATCCAGGCCCAACCATAGGTCAGGAATCTAAAGTATAATTCCTTTTGAAGCTCAGGCACATCTTCTTCCTTAGGATTACTCGCATCCGGCCCGATCCAAAGATCCATGATCGGAAGAATTCCAAATACCACTGCCAAAGTTAAAAAATTAAAACTGCCTCCCAAATAATAACCTGCTACGGCTAGCCCCGGGATCAGGTATGCAATTAAGAAGGATAATCTTTTCCCTACACTCATCTCTCTCTCTCCTATCCCGCATTTCTCCGGGAAAATCAATCGATTTAATTTATTTCGAACGTTTGGTATTATAACATAAACCCAATTCGGATCAAGAAAAAAATCCCCAGATTGGGATTTTTTCTAACAATCGTTTTAAAACAGTCCAAATCGGCGGATCCGACAAAAGAAAGGATTGGGCGACTTCTCGCTTTGCTCGAACCGGGCTACTACGGGCTTCGGTCCTTCGGACTTCCCCTCCGTATCCCTTCCGCAGGAAAATCTTTTCTACTTAGAGGCTTTGCGTGAGAACTTCTTCAAGTTATTGATGTTGAAGTTCCTATATTCAGAAAATAAATTATCAACTAAATACTTCGGACTATGCCTTTGATTTTTTGTCCTTGTTTAGGGAGGTCTCCTCAAAAGCATGGTTTATAAGTAGAAATTTAGTTCCACCTAAGACGAAAAGCCTCGGCACAACGCGAAAACGTATAACGTTCCAATCAAGGAAACTTTGATGAGTCTTAACGGATTAAATTTTTATTCCTATCTTAGTAAGGTCCGAATTCTTAAAACCTATTCCAGCAAAATTATGCTGGTGGCATTTCTCGGAACCCACGTTCCGTTGATCACACTTTTATTATTCTTTGTGATATCCACTATTCAGGATTTACAGACTGCATTTAAAATTTTAGGGATCGCACTCGCGGCAACTCTTACGGGAACGGCCGCCACTCTTCTTGCATTACGTAAACTTTTAGCTCCGGTAATGCTCACTTCTAAGTCTTTGAATAGATATTTGAGCGAAAGAGAGATCCCGAATCTACCCACAGTGTTCCGAGATGAAGCTGGTTCATTAATGGCGGATACCGTTACTACTGTGCGCAAGCTGGATGAGCTCATTCATTACATGACAAATTATGATGGGTTATCCGGATTACCGAATCGGGATCTATTCTTGGAAAGATTGGGCAGTTCTCTTCATGAACTCTCCATGAGGGAAGAAATATTAAGTTTTCCTGTTCTTTCATTAGAAGCAACCCACTTGAAACAGATCAGATCTAATTTTGGTGTACATATGGGCGATCTATACCTGAGATCATTGGTACAAAAATTGGAAACAATGCTTGGACCGGAAACAGTTCTCGCAAGGACAGGAGATGCAGAATTCTCTTTCTTTCCTTTACCTTCTTCTTCTCAAATATTAGAAACGGATTCGGAAATTTGGGCGGGGAAGATACAGGACATTACATCTTCTCCTTTAAACGTCGTAGATCAACAGATCTCTTCCGAGATACTAATCGGAATATCAGTTTTTCCTTATGATGGAAAATCATCCGATCAACTTTTATGGAAATCTGAGACGGCACTAAACCAAGCAAAAATATCGGGAACTTCTAAGATCCAAACTTATTCTTCCGAATGGAAGGAAAGGATGAAAGAGAAATATCTTCTCGAAAAAGACCTGAGACTTGCAATTTCTAGAAACCAGCTATTCATTCAATACCAGCCAAGAATAGAAGTACAAACAGGCAAAAAAATCTCCGCAGAAGCACTACTTAGATGGAATCATCCTGAATACGGTGTAATCTCCCCTACTATCTTCATACCAATCGCAGAAGAAAGTGGTATCATTGGAGAAATGGGAGAATGGGTCCTTTCCAAATCTATGGAAGATTTGGGAATTTGGAAAAAGAGAGGGCTGCCTCCGATCCGCATCTCAGTAAACTTATCTGCAAAACAATTGGAAGATAAGAATATTACTAAAAAAGTATTGGATATATTGGAGAAGAACAATCTAAGCGTAGAAGATCTAGAGCTTGAGATCACAGAATCGAGCCTCATTACAAATATACAGTCTGCTTTAGAAATTTTAGGAGAACTGCATTCCTGGGGAATTTCCTTGGCTTTGGACGATTTTGGAACAGGATATTCCAGCCTTTCTTATTTAAGTAAAATCCCGCTCAAAACCTTAAAAGTGGATCAATCCTTTGTACGCAAAATCCTAACGGATCCGAATTCGCTGGCGATTTCTAAAACGATCGTCGCATTAGGAAAAAGTTTAGGGCTGCGGATCACTGCAGAAGGTGTAGAAACAGAAGTGCAAATGCGTAAGATCAAAGATCTTGGCTGTGACGAAGCACAGGGATATTTCTTAAGTAAACCGATTCTTTTAGAAGAATTAGAGGTATTCGTTCAAACCTAATACAACTTCTTCTCCGCACCTTCATGGCTAATCACAATCGATTAGTCCTTACACTTTCACCTTTTCCTTTATTACATTTAATCTGTTTGTAACAGTTCTCGGCTTAATCGAATTGCACGAGTATCCATACTTTCCATAAGGAGGATACAGTGAACCGGAAGTATTACATTATGATTACGAGAACTATTATTACAATTTCAATTTTTCTAATATGTTTGGGAACTCTTTCTGCAGACACAGTCACCAATACCAAAACCAAAGAAGTCATTGAGAACGTAAAAACCAATCAGACAGAACAAGGTGTGATCGTTGAGTTCGAAGACGGCTCTCGTAGAGGTTTTGACAGAACGTCTGTTACTGTTGAAGCAAAACCTGTAGAGTGGAAACAAAAAGATCAGGAGAACTATCCTGATAAAGAAAGATACACTGACTATGGGATTTTCGGTGCGATCTTCTTGGTAATACTACTTTTACCCTAAAGAACCAAAACCTTAACAGGTACGTAATCAAGTCGTAAAGTATTTTATCTAACATAATCCTCGAGGTCGATCGGATTTCGGCCTCTTTTCAGAATGAATAGGAGATTCGATCCATGAAATCGTTAAATAAAAAAGTCTCGAAAGCAGTTAGCGCTCTTGCAGTTGCTATTGCTCTTGTAGGCTGTGATTCCGGCGGAGGAAGCAACGGCGCAGGCTTAGCTTTAGCCGCTTTAGGCGGAGCTGGTTACGAAGCCACCGTCATCATCAACGGGAAGTTAACCCAATCGGGAACTTTTGCAAAAGCAAACTGTGTAGGACAATTTCCTGCAAACTTTAACAGTGCCCCTGCTTTTGCGAAACCTTTGTATGTGAAACTTACTTCTTCCAAAATTACAGCGGGAGGGACTGACTTCACTGTTGCATGTGCAAATGCGAGCGGAAACAACGACGCCGCTGATTTTAACATCACAACTAAAATCAGCGATTCCAGTGCAACTATCAAAGGAGAAGTTTTCTCAGTTCCGGATACTACAACATGCTCCGGAAACCCGAATCCATGCGACAGTTCATCTAATTATACCGAATTGGTTGGAACATTTGACATGGCGGTGAATGTAGATCTTTCCGCCCCTACTAGCGCAAGTCAGATCACCTTCTCAAACGAGACAGGAGTTGTTGATCCGGATGTTGCAGCTTCCAGCGCAGGTTTGGTAATTACTGGAACTTTCGACGGATCTACTTTAGCATCTAATATTTCAGTAATCACTTCCGTAAAAGGAGTTTACAGTAACCCTAATGCAACTGTCGGGGAAGCTAAATGTGACTCTATCGGAAATCCCGAGATCGTTTCCGGAAACATCACTTCTAACAAAACTTTAGGAGCTTACACTCTGTTAAGAGGAACTGTAACTGTTTCTAATGGAGCGACAATCACTGCTCCAGCTGGCGCTGTGATTTACGGTGAAAGAGGTTCTGCAATGTTCTTCAATGGCGGTAACCTTGTTACTAACGGAACTGCTGCAAACCCTGTATGTTTCACTTCTGCACAAGCAAGAGGATCCAGATTCCCTGGAGACTGGGGTGGTTTGATCTTTATAGGAAGTGGAAATAATACCAGAACTGCAGCAGCTTTAACTGAAGGAACCAATCCATTAGCTTATCCGCTTTCATCCGGTTCTTCCAGCGTTACTTTGAATTACACAATCGTAGAATTTGCAGGAACTGAGGTTGCACCTGGAGACGAGTTGAACTCTTACTCTATGTATGCACTCAATAGCGGAAACTTCAATTATGTTCAATCTCACAGAGGTTTGGACGATTCTTTTGAGTGGTGGGGAGGCGGAAGAGGTGCTAACGCTACTGATGTAGGAACTGCAGCTTCTCCTAATCTAACCGGAACCGGTGGAGCGACTGAGCGTACTTTCAAAGGAAAGTTCCTTTTAGGAACCGGTGGTATGGATGACGACTTCGATATGGATGAAGGATTCTCCGGAGCCCTGAAATATATTATCGCAGTTAAATATCCTAAAACCTGCGGTGGAACTCCTTCCACTGACCCAGGTGGAATGGAAATGGATGGAGTGGATGGAACCACTAAAACTCCTAGCGCAACTGCAGGAGATGAACCTTCTAACCCATTCGTAGACCAATACACCCTGCTTGGAGTGAACGAAACTGCAAGTTATGCAGAACGTCATAGAGAAGGTATGAAAGGATTATTCCTCCATGGTGTTGCTTACGCATTCAAACAAATCATTAAATGCGAA from Leptospira hartskeerlii harbors:
- the pepN gene encoding aminopeptidase N, which translates into the protein MDNILTQQEAMLRSGQISEVDYTLKIKLEKGSQEYEGETTVRFVYSGGKKGKLKVDFVSKKIEILWLNGKEETNYEKKESAFFLPGELLAEGKNELKVKYKNVFDHSGSGFHKFTDPSDKAEYMHTDFEPFEAHRLFPSFDQPDLKATYELEITGPSEWTYIHNTVPKSEETQGNYKNIKFNKTKKFSTYLFSLIVGPYAVWEDKAGEIPLRIFCRKSLSKYMDAENLFAITKEAFGFLQEYFAVSYPYGKYDQIFVPEFNMGAMENVGAVTFSESYIFRGPRIYSEYLNRANTVYHEMVHMWFGNLVTMKWWNDLWLNESFADYLSYYSMSKGKIFPDALEHFYVREEWAYREDQLSTTHPIAGKAENTLEAISNFDGISYSKGASVLRQLMYYVGEEKFRDAMRLYFKRHAEKNTVLNDFLSCMSETSGIDIRGWSKEWLETTGVNTLSPVRQNGRLFLYQGPSATNGLLRTHALQASLFREKNGNLEEVWKKRVLVKGKETLLEENYSGEADLLLLNTEDFAYAKTYLSKESLPILKRSLHTLKDRFSRRVVWGSLWQMVRDAELSPKEFLELALDQGLKEPDLSVRNSHILTKALTVIDNYIPEAEKRNWSDKLNSIAKEKSLLAQNPEQEQILWFRILENTSKSIEQLSYLKELLDQKKSIPGIAMDQERRWVILSRLSAYGDPESSKRIEEEVAKDNTDLGAKKAFLAKVSFPDPETKRESWERFLKPKEGDSTDFLRYGMRGFQWNHQKQLLVSYTDSYFNLVISVYETRDPHFASAFGHMMFPSFEPDPSLLKRTQEFLDQNKKLPELLKKDLQQQRDDMQRTLKVLEKYKD
- a CDS encoding putative bifunctional diguanylate cyclase/phosphodiesterase yields the protein MSLNGLNFYSYLSKVRILKTYSSKIMLVAFLGTHVPLITLLLFFVISTIQDLQTAFKILGIALAATLTGTAATLLALRKLLAPVMLTSKSLNRYLSEREIPNLPTVFRDEAGSLMADTVTTVRKLDELIHYMTNYDGLSGLPNRDLFLERLGSSLHELSMREEILSFPVLSLEATHLKQIRSNFGVHMGDLYLRSLVQKLETMLGPETVLARTGDAEFSFFPLPSSSQILETDSEIWAGKIQDITSSPLNVVDQQISSEILIGISVFPYDGKSSDQLLWKSETALNQAKISGTSKIQTYSSEWKERMKEKYLLEKDLRLAISRNQLFIQYQPRIEVQTGKKISAEALLRWNHPEYGVISPTIFIPIAEESGIIGEMGEWVLSKSMEDLGIWKKRGLPPIRISVNLSAKQLEDKNITKKVLDILEKNNLSVEDLELEITESSLITNIQSALEILGELHSWGISLALDDFGTGYSSLSYLSKIPLKTLKVDQSFVRKILTDPNSLAISKTIVALGKSLGLRITAEGVETEVQMRKIKDLGCDEAQGYFLSKPILLEELEVFVQT
- a CDS encoding alkane 1-monooxygenase yields the protein MSVGKRLSFLIAYLIPGLAVAGYYLGGSFNFLTLAVVFGILPIMDLWIGPDASNPKEEDVPELQKELYFRFLTYGWAWIQFALVIWALWEVQTQTLSTLEWGAFVLAIGVNTGGIGITVAHELGHKNTKIEQWYSKFILMTVCYMHFFIEHNRGHHVNVSTHEDPASSRKGESFFAFYPRTVVGSLVSAWNLEKKRLGKLGKSAWTLDNEMITSMIIPVLFISTVTGIFYAITGNLNWQVPVFFFVQSWIAFSLLELVNYIEHYGLARKELSPGKFEKVLPIHSWNQNFSLSNAFLFQLQRHSDHHANAGRRYQSLRHFEESPQLPYGYELMILLALFPPLWFKVMDKKLEEWKIQHGQTSGSSGGKREPATA
- a CDS encoding NUDIX hydrolase is translated as MQEFHPENYLPDSNLWEEGKRTSEFKTPIFELVSIPKISPDKTISGNFYKVESKDWVNVIALTSNENVILIDQYRHGLHSYCLEIPGGIAEKNSILESAQAELREETGFISDDWEYLGKVSANPSFMNNWCHTYIARNVYPHPGGQELDESEQIEVYQYPLDKIPEILEKNIVHHALVVAAFGLFFLKYGAKKK
- a CDS encoding MFS transporter; the protein is MTKSASSSPFISLQVPEFRNFLAGKFLVTLSFVMQSTVVFWQIDNITHDAFFVGLIGFAELVPNVAVSLFSGLVVDSFPRKKIIFLSLSGLTFSSFLLLLFTLPSFQWVIQEYWVYPIYSVIFFSGICRGFLSPSIAAFQTQLVAKEIFPNAATWSGVAWQGSAVLGPMLGGLLTGFNGVQTAYLADFCIMLFSLFLLLLVPSKPVPEKQGEKESIWKSLGTGWKFVFGHQLILGAISLDLFAVLFGGAVALIPTFSREVLGMGPEYYGILRSAPAIGAVLCALFIAVKPPKTNSGIILLSSVFGFGLCMIVFALSKNFYLSCAALIVSGSFDMVSVVIRHTIVQMYTPEHMRGRVSAVNNIFIGSSNELGAFESGATAKAFGLVPSVVIGGTLTLLTVGIVTAIAPRLRKMDLKDITV
- a CDS encoding LIMLP_04285 family protein, with the translated sequence MITRTIITISIFLICLGTLSADTVTNTKTKEVIENVKTNQTEQGVIVEFEDGSRRGFDRTSVTVEAKPVEWKQKDQENYPDKERYTDYGIFGAIFLVILLLP